The sequence below is a genomic window from Bacteroidales bacterium.
TTGAAACGCCAAAAATAGAATTACTTCGTATAGTTTTTACACCCGGTATTCCTAATAAGGCTGTTGTTAAAGGATATGAAACTTGGTCTTCGATATCTTGTGGCGAACGACCTGTCCATTCGGTGTAAACTATTTGCTGATTTTCTCCAATGTCTGGAATGGCATCTACCGGTACAGGGTCGCTCGGTAGAAAACCTGTATCCCATCCAAAGGGCGAGTTTACTATCCCCCAAGCCAAAAAGACTGTAAGTAAAAGAATAGTAACTAACTTATTTTCTAAAAAGAATTTTATTATTTTGTTTAACATTGTGTTATACTTTAAATTTATAATTTACAACTTCAAAAATACTAATGAGCATGTTCTGTATGACTATCTTCACCAGTTTCTGCATGATTATGCTCGTGGGTTTGATTATTAATTATTTTTTCCATAGGAATAACTCCTGCACCTTCTTCGTAAACCATTTTACCACCAAGGTGTGCAGTGTAAGCTAATAAGCCAGATGCAATAATTAAAAAAGAAGTCATAATTATTAATTCTTTTATTTGTATTTTATATCTACGTAAGATTAACCATATAGAAATTGCAGTAAACATTGATGTTAATATATATCCTAGAGTTTTATGAACTTCCATGATTTCATGAATTTTATTATTATGAGCTAAACTTTCTTCGGCAAATATGCCTGATATAATAGCTGCTGCAGCTCCAATTGTACCAAGTACTAGATTTCCTAATAGTATATCTTTAAATAATTCTCTTTTATTTTTAATTAAAACTGCTAAGACAGCAAATAGTACAGAAGTTATTAAAAGAGCAATTGGAAAATGAACGATTAATGGATGTAATGATTTCATAATTTTATTATTTTAAAGAATTTATTATTCGTTGCATTTTCTCATAAATCTCGTTTGCGATAGTTTTCATTTCATCATTATTTATATCGGCAACCATAGATTTTGGATTGATAATGGCTATTTCAATTCCGTTTTCAACTTCTTGAAGCATTACATTACAAGGTAGAATAGTTCCTATTTTATTTTCTGCATTTATTGATCGCAATGCAAAAGCAGGATTACAAGCACCTAAAATTCTGTATTGTCTGAAATCAACATCCAACTTTTCTTTTAATGCTTTGTTTACATCGAATTGTGTTACTATTCCAAAGCCTTCTTTTTGAAGTTCTTCTTTAATTATTTCAGTTGCAGTTTCTAAATCTGCATTTATTGTTTTATTGATATAGTATTTCATTTCTAAATATTTTGACGTTAATAAATATGTTGTGTAAAAATAGTACAACAAAACCTTATTAATACACTTTTTAAAAAGTGGTATTAGCATCTATGTAAATAAGATGTAATTTACACGTGCATTAGAAAAGTAACGGTATCAGATAAGAAATACGCCAAATTCGGATTGAACATCCGTTTCGCACAGAGATGGCGATGGATATATATTTGTAGTATGATAATTTGCAATAAAGAAATTTATTTCCTCAATTTGAAACAAGGAAACAAAATTCAAATCAATTGTTTTTTCAGTTGAAATTGAAAACCTCTCATTTACAAAATCATCGGAGATTTTAAATGTTTCTATTTTATCTTCGCAAGAGCTATGGTATTTTTGTTGATTGCTACTTGTTGCAGCAGTGTTGGTCATTTCGCAATGTTCCATATCGGCACAGCAACTTTCAGTCTCTTGAAAAATGGCGGTGCTGTATAGTTCTCCGTGTGAATAATGTTTATGGATATTAACACCTATAAAACTTATAAGGAAAACAATGGAAACTAATATGTTAATGACTTTCTGCATATGTTATTTATAATGGATCAAAATTACGACAAGAAACCATAAATCTCTTATACAATTTTGGATAATACTTGTATAATTTTTGGATTTAACATTTCTTATGACAATTTTAATATTCTAAAAGCGCCTCTAATAACTATTACAAAAACAATACAAGCAATAATTAAGTCTGGTATTAATGAGCCTGTAAACATTACAATAAAACCGGCAACGATAACACTTAAGTTTATTATAATATCGTTTGATGTAAAAATTAAACTTGCTTTTATATGAATTTCTTCTTTATTTTTGGACTGCAGCATCAAATATAAACTAATACCGTTTGCAATTAGTGCAAATATTGAAACAATAATCATTATAGAAAAATCGGGTATTTGTTCTATTTCCAAAAATCTCCTTATTACTTCTGAGAACCCTAAAACAGCAAGTATTATTTGAAAATATCCTGCGAGTTTGGTTACTCGTTTTTTTCGGACTAAAGTACCGCCAACAGCAAAAAGACTAATTGCATAAACAAAACTATCCGATAACATATCTAAACTATCGGCAACCAAACCCATTGATTTTGAGATTAAACCTGTTGTCATCTCAATAATAAAAAATGCCAGATTTATTAATAGAACTAACCAAAGTATTTTGGATTGTTTTTTATCTGGATTAATATCAATATCTTCATTTGTTTCCTCTGTCGCCAATACTTTACACGACAAGTTTAAACTGAAAATAGCATCGTTTATTTTCGGGTTTTCTTTTTTTAGTATTAAAGTCAATGTTCTTTTTTCTAAATCAAAATACATTGCTTTAATCTCTTTAAATTGAGAAATCTTAATCCTAATCAAGGACTCCTCAGAGCCACAAGTCATTTTGTCAATATGGTATATTTTTTTAATCAACTACCTTTTCTTTAAAACTGCATTTAAAGGAATAAATACACCTACTTTTAAACCCAAATTAAATTCATCGACAGGTGTGTAAAGAAACATAAAGAAGTTTCCAATTTTACTCAACTTAATATTAGGACCTGTCTGTACAAAAAACTTGTGATTATCTAAATTATATTCTTCTGCAATAACCCAAGATACCGGCACTTTTTTATCAAAACCGATAAACCAATATTCATTAAAATTATAGATAGCATTTACCCCTGCGGTATAGCCTACTGAGGTATAAAACTTTTTATTGAACAAGGCTCCAAGTTCACCGTGCAGTAAAACTCTTTCTTTGTATCCTCCTTTTAAATCATAGATTAAAAGAGGATTAACTCTGATTCCTGTGATTAATCTGAATTTTTCAGGCGTTTTATTATTTTCTTGTGCTCTTATTTTTACCGAAAATGAAAGAAAAATAATAATAACAAATATCGTAAATATATTTTTCATTGTATATAATTTTAAACTCAATACAAAAATACTGTTTAAAGAGTGCAATTTTGTTGCAAAGTTACTTTTGACAATTACTACATATACCTTTTACAACAAAATTGGCTTTGTTAAGAGTATAGCCTGCAGGCAAATCAATTTCCGGAATAGGTATTTCAGGCAAACAATATGTTTGTTTACATTCTGTACAATGAAAATGAACGTGTAAATCGCTTGGATTACAATCACAAGTATCGTGGCAAACTGCATATTTTATCGAACCTGTTCCATCATCAACACAGTGAATTATCTTTTTTTCTTCAAAGGTTTTTAATGTACGGTAAAGAGTAGATTTATCAGATTGAGCAAATCTTTCTTCTAACTCTTTTAAACTTATTGCAACTTGTTTCTTGCTTAATTCTTCAAGAATTAACTCACGCATTGCAGTTGGTTTAACCTTTTTATTTTCGAGTTTTTTATCTATTTTATTATTATCCATTATGGTGTTTTTTATATGATTTAATCCGAATTATGCATTTGTAAAATACTTGCAATATAATAATCTTATTTTTTACACTTTCGCAAATGCAAGATAAATACTTTATGATTAAGTAGTTTTCAATACTTTGTATCAAAACCTATCTAAAAATCAAAAGCTTCATTCAATAAAAATTCAAATGCATAATTCGGTTTTAAGCATACTTATTTATAATAAAATACATTAATCATCATCACCCAATTCGTCTTTATCCATATCTGAGAAAAGATAATAGGCTTTGTTTAAAACAACACGAACATCTTCCGGCAATTCTTCAGGGAAATTAACCTGAGTATAACCGTCGTCGCTTCTCCCTTTTATAATTTCTGTCATTTTAAATTTTGTATTTTCATTGTTTTCTTCTTCAACTATAAAAATATACGATTTAACACCCTGAGTTACAATAGCATCGTTTGGCAAAGTTTTGACATAATTTTTATCGGTATGTAAATGCCCTGTAATATACATTCCGGGAATTAATTCTATTTTATCTTCTAAAATATTAGCGTGAATATGAACCGATCGAGTATCGTTTTCGAACTGTTTACCAATAGCAAAAATTTCGGCAGTATATTCCTTTTGTTCTTTATTAGAAACGGTAAAATGAATTTTCTGACCTATTTTTAATAAATAAACGTCTTTTTCGTAAACTTTAAAATCGGCGTGTATTTTACTGTTATCTGCCAATTCAAACATTTTTGTTTTTGTATCAACATAAATACCAACCATTATATTTACCGAGTTTACAAAACCTGAAATGGGTGAGATAATATTAATAGTATTCGAGATCTTACCTTTTTTAACTTGCTCAGGCGATAAATGCAATAGCAATAAACGAGACTTTAAACTCTCATATTTTACCTTTGCATTATTATATTCCGATTTTGCTTTCTGATAGTCTTTTCCTGCTCCAACATTATTGTCGAAAAGTTCTTTTTGTCTTTCGTACTCCTGTTTTAAGTATTCTAAATTATTGGAAATAGTAGCAAACTCTTCTTGTACTGTAATATAATCAGGGTGTTCCAAAACGGCTAAGACTTGACCTTGTTTCACCTTATCGCCTTGAAAGACCTTGATGCTTTTAACATTTCCTCCAAGAATTGCGGTAACACCTGCTCTGTCTTTTGGTGCTACTTCCAATTGTCCATTAATTTTGACAACTGTCGTTAAATTACGCATCTCAAAATTACCAATTTTTAGATTTAAGAATTTTTGTTGTGCCTTGTTTAATACCACAACACCTTCTTCTCCTTCTTCATTATGTTCGTGCTCTTCAGTTTCTGTATTAGCATTATTAGAACTGCACGAAACAAAACCTGTAATTGTTACCAATGCTATTAATACTATGTATATTTTCTTTTTCATTACTCTATATTTTTATCGCGATATCGCGGGTTATTATTTTCCTGTTAAATATTTTATTTCTATTGTTAATTCAAAGAATTTTTCTTCTTGTTGTAAAAAATCCTTTTTAATCATAATTGCAGCCTCAATATTTTGGATAAACTGAACATAAGAAATACTTCCCGATTTATATGCCAGCGTTGATGCTTCAATCTGTTCATCTGCCAAAGGCAAGGCTTCGTTTTTGTAATAATCAATCAAATCTTTATAAACCAAATACCGGTTATGCTTTTGCTGATATTGAGTATTAATCTCAATACTTTTTTGCTGATATTTCTGTCCGGCAATTTCGTAGTTTATGCGAGATGCTTTTGTCTTTCCGTTTTGTGAAAATAAAACTATTGGAACCGAAACTCCTACTTGCCAGGCATTAAAGCCCGAAGCACCGTCAATGCTTTGCATCTTATATTCCAAATTCAGTTTTGGCAAGAAACCTGACTTCTCGGCTTTCCAATTTGATTTGGCAAGTTCGGTATTGTTGGCATAATAGTCTAAAATAGGACTATTACTTAAACTATCTTGCAATGGAATAACTGTATTTTCTTTCATTTCACTATTCTCAAGCTCAAATGCTTTCGGATATAACAAATACCGGTTTAGATTCTGCAAAGCCATTAAATAATTGCTTTCCGCCATTTTAACTTCAACTATTAATTGCTTGTATTTAGCAGAAGCCGATAAATATTCAATTTTTGAAGTAGCATTTGTTTTATATCTTATTTGTGCCGCTTTTTCGAAATTTGCATACAAACTATCCAATTCTTTGTACAAATCCATTTGCCTTTTCGCATATAAAGTTCTATACCAAGCAATACTTACATCTTTAACAATTTTTTGTTCGGTTAATGATTGAGCCGAAAGTGCTAAATTAACTCGTTTGTTTGCCTGTTTCGATTTTGCAGGAATTCCAAATAAATTAATATCGCTTTGTTCAACACCTATTTTGTTTTGGATACCTAACTCACCATTACCTACTTCTTCTTTTCCTGTATAAACAGATGTAGTTCCAAAATCGTAAGCCGTTGCTTTAAGTGCTCTTTGTTTTTCAACATCTAATTTAGCCATTTTAATTGCAGGATAATTTTCTTTTGCTAAAGCAATGGCTTGCTGTAAGGTAAAAGTAGTATCCTGAGCCATACTATTTTGCGAAAAACCCAATCCGAAAACAATTAAAACCACTGCTATTGCAGGATTTAACTTTGTTCTTTTCATATTTGTTTTTTTAGTTTCAACCCATTTATACAAAATTGGTAATACAATTAAGGTTAAAAGTGTTGATGTTAACATACCGCCAATAACCACAGTTGCTAACGGGCGTTGTACTTCGGCTCCTGCCGATGTTGATATTGCCATTGGTAAGAAACCAAGAATATCTGTTGAAGCAGTTAATAAAATAGGTCTTATTCTACGAATTGAGCCTTTTTTAATAATATCTTTAAGATTGAATTTTCCTTCCGATTTTAGTTCGTTAAAACCTGAAATAAGTACCAATCCGTTAAGAACAGCAACGCCAAAAAGCACAATAAAACCAACACCTGCCGAAATACTAAAAGGCATATCTCGAAGATAAAGTGAAAATATTCCGCCCACTGCAGCAAAAGGAATAGCAACATAAATCATCATAGTTTGTTTAAACGAGCCTATGGCAAAATATACCAACATAAAAATCAACAATAATGCAATAGGTACTACCATAGTTAAACGCTTGGTTGCGCGTTCCAAATTCTCGAAAGCACCACCGTAGCGAATATAATATCCGCTTGGCAATTTCAGTTTTGCATCTAATGTTTCTTGAATTTCGTTTACCAAAGACTTAATATCTCTATCATCCACATTTACCCCAATATAAGTTCTTCGGTTGGTGTTATCTCTACTAATTTGCATTGGTCCGGGCTGATACGATACATCGGCAACCTCTTTCAACGGAATTTGATTTCCATCAGGCAAATTCACATAAAGGTTTCGGATATTATCGATATTTTTACGATGTGCTTCGTCTAAACGCACCACCAAATCGAACATTCGTTCGCCTTCGTAAATTCTACCTGCAACATCGCCACTAAATGCGGTTTCAACTAATTTGTTTAAATCGCTAATATTCAAGCCATATTGTCCCATTTTTGTGCGGTTGTATTTTACGGTTATTTGAGGTAATCCTTTTACAGCTTCAGCTTTTATACCCGAAACGCCCCTAATACCCGATATTAAGCCAGCAATCTCTTGTGCTTTATCCGATAAAATATTTAAATCGTCACCGTAAAGTTTAATGGCAATATCTTCTCTTACGCCTGTCAGCAATTCGTTGAAACGCATTTCGATAGGTTGTGTAAATTCAAATCCGATACCGGGTATTACACTTAGACTTTCTTCCATAGCTTCAACCAATTCGTGCTTAGAGTCGTATTTCCATTCCGATTTGGGTTTCAAAATCACAAAACAATCGGCAATATCTAAAGGCATAGGATCCATTGGTAAAGTTGCAACACCAATTCGCGATTGGACACTTTCTATTTCATCGGGAAATTCTTTTAAAAGGATTTGCTGTGCTTTGGTAGATATTTCTTCTGTTTCGCTAAGTGATGAACCAGGTTTCAGAAATATCTGAAAAGCCAAATCGCCTTCGTCTAATTTTGGGATAAACTCTGAACCCATTCTCGAAAAAACAAAACCACCTGCAATAAGCAGTACAATAGCCGTTGCAACAATAGCCTTGCTATATTTTAAAGCCCAATCGATAAGCGGGCTATAAGCCTTTTCGACAGCAATAATGGCTTTGTCCCCAAAAGATTTTTTATCGGTTTTTGGTGCTTTTAAAAATGTTGCAGATACCATTGGAATATAGGTGAGTGATAAAATCATCACTCCAATTACAGCAAAACCAAAAGTTAGAGCCATTGGAATAAACATTTTACCTTCAACACCTTGCAGGGCAAGAATAGGAATAAAAACAAGTAGAATTATTAACTGACCAAAAAAGGCAGAATTCATCATCTTACTTGCCGATTTATAAGCCAATTCATCTCGTTTTTCTTGTGATATTTTTGTGCCGATTAAATTCTTACGATGCAGGTAAAAAATCATACTTTCTACAATGATAACAGCTCCGTCTATTAATATTCCAAAGTCTAAGGCTCCCATACTCATAAGGTTTGCCCATACGCCGAAAATGTGCATCATAATAAAAGAAAACAGTAATGCCAAAGGAATTGTAGATGCTACAATTAAACCACCGCGCACGTTTCCTAAGAAAATAACGAGAATAAATATTACGATTAAGGCTCCCATTGCTAAGTTTTCGGCAACAGTAGAAGTAGTGCTTTTTATTAGTTTACTACGATCTAAAAAGGGCTTAATTGTAATACCTTCCGGTAATGACTTTTGAATTTGCACCACTCTTTCCTTAACCAAATTGATAACATCGTTTGAGTTTCCGCCTTTAAGCATCATTACAATTCCGCCTACGGCTTCGCCTTTTCCATCTTTCGTAAAAGCACCATAACGAACAAAACTTCCAAATTTAACATCAGCAATATCTCTTATAAAAACAGGACTACCATTAATATTTTTCACAAAAGTATTTTGAATGTCTTTTTTTGAACGCATTAATCCTTCGCCACGAATAAAGTTGGCTTGATAATTCTTTTCGATATAAGCACCGCCTGTATTTTGGTTGTTTTTATTTAAAGCATCGAAAACCTCAGACATAGTTATATTCATACTTCTGAGTTTATCTGGGTTTATAGCAACTTCGTATTGCTTAACATGACCTCCAAAAGAGTTTACTTCAACCACACCCGGCAACATTGCCATTTGTCGTTTTACAAT
It includes:
- a CDS encoding DUF2231 domain-containing protein, translated to MKSLHPLIVHFPIALLITSVLFAVLAVLIKNKRELFKDILLGNLVLGTIGAAAAIISGIFAEESLAHNNKIHEIMEVHKTLGYILTSMFTAISIWLILRRYKIQIKELIIMTSFLIIASGLLAYTAHLGGKMVYEEGAGVIPMEKIINNQTHEHNHAETGEDSHTEHAH
- a CDS encoding DUF302 domain-containing protein translates to MKYYINKTINADLETATEIIKEELQKEGFGIVTQFDVNKALKEKLDVDFRQYRILGACNPAFALRSINAENKIGTILPCNVMLQEVENGIEIAIINPKSMVADINNDEMKTIANEIYEKMQRIINSLK
- a CDS encoding cation transporter, producing MIKKIYHIDKMTCGSEESLIRIKISQFKEIKAMYFDLEKRTLTLILKKENPKINDAIFSLNLSCKVLATEETNEDIDINPDKKQSKILWLVLLINLAFFIIEMTTGLISKSMGLVADSLDMLSDSFVYAISLFAVGGTLVRKKRVTKLAGYFQIILAVLGFSEVIRRFLEIEQIPDFSIMIIVSIFALIANGISLYLMLQSKNKEEIHIKASLIFTSNDIIINLSVIVAGFIVMFTGSLIPDLIIACIVFVIVIRGAFRILKLS
- a CDS encoding transcriptional repressor — encoded protein: MDNNKIDKKLENKKVKPTAMRELILEELSKKQVAISLKELEERFAQSDKSTLYRTLKTFEEKKIIHCVDDGTGSIKYAVCHDTCDCNPSDLHVHFHCTECKQTYCLPEIPIPEIDLPAGYTLNKANFVVKGICSNCQK
- a CDS encoding efflux RND transporter periplasmic adaptor subunit, giving the protein MKKKIYIVLIALVTITGFVSCSSNNANTETEEHEHNEEGEEGVVVLNKAQQKFLNLKIGNFEMRNLTTVVKINGQLEVAPKDRAGVTAILGGNVKSIKVFQGDKVKQGQVLAVLEHPDYITVQEEFATISNNLEYLKQEYERQKELFDNNVGAGKDYQKAKSEYNNAKVKYESLKSRLLLLHLSPEQVKKGKISNTINIISPISGFVNSVNIMVGIYVDTKTKMFELADNSKIHADFKVYEKDVYLLKIGQKIHFTVSNKEQKEYTAEIFAIGKQFENDTRSVHIHANILEDKIELIPGMYITGHLHTDKNYVKTLPNDAIVTQGVKSYIFIVEEENNENTKFKMTEIIKGRSDDGYTQVNFPEELPEDVRVVLNKAYYLFSDMDKDELGDDD
- a CDS encoding CusA/CzcA family heavy metal efflux RND transporter, whose amino-acid sequence is MINKIIHFSIKNKVLIWLMTLGLIIGGIYSMTRVPIDAVPDITNNQVLVITTAPNLGTEDIEKFVTYQVELAVANLPNVEEIRSVSRFGLSVVTIVFSDDAGTYLPRQLVSEALNEVKEKIPEGFGEPFMAPISTGLGEIYQYTLEVQPGFEDKYDDMQLRTMQDWIVKRQMAMLPGVVEVNSFGGHVKQYEVAINPDKLRSMNITMSEVFDALNKNNQNTGGAYIEKNYQANFIRGEGLMRSKKDIQNTFVKNINGSPVFIRDIADVKFGSFVRYGAFTKDGKGEAVGGIVMMLKGGNSNDVINLVKERVVQIQKSLPEGITIKPFLDRSKLIKSTTSTVAENLAMGALIVIFILVIFLGNVRGGLIVASTIPLALLFSFIMMHIFGVWANLMSMGALDFGILIDGAVIIVESMIFYLHRKNLIGTKISQEKRDELAYKSASKMMNSAFFGQLIILLVFIPILALQGVEGKMFIPMALTFGFAVIGVMILSLTYIPMVSATFLKAPKTDKKSFGDKAIIAVEKAYSPLIDWALKYSKAIVATAIVLLIAGGFVFSRMGSEFIPKLDEGDLAFQIFLKPGSSLSETEEISTKAQQILLKEFPDEIESVQSRIGVATLPMDPMPLDIADCFVILKPKSEWKYDSKHELVEAMEESLSVIPGIGFEFTQPIEMRFNELLTGVREDIAIKLYGDDLNILSDKAQEIAGLISGIRGVSGIKAEAVKGLPQITVKYNRTKMGQYGLNISDLNKLVETAFSGDVAGRIYEGERMFDLVVRLDEAHRKNIDNIRNLYVNLPDGNQIPLKEVADVSYQPGPMQISRDNTNRRTYIGVNVDDRDIKSLVNEIQETLDAKLKLPSGYYIRYGGAFENLERATKRLTMVVPIALLLIFMLVYFAIGSFKQTMMIYVAIPFAAVGGIFSLYLRDMPFSISAGVGFIVLFGVAVLNGLVLISGFNELKSEGKFNLKDIIKKGSIRRIRPILLTASTDILGFLPMAISTSAGAEVQRPLATVVIGGMLTSTLLTLIVLPILYKWVETKKTNMKRTKLNPAIAVVLIVFGLGFSQNSMAQDTTFTLQQAIALAKENYPAIKMAKLDVEKQRALKATAYDFGTTSVYTGKEEVGNGELGIQNKIGVEQSDINLFGIPAKSKQANKRVNLALSAQSLTEQKIVKDVSIAWYRTLYAKRQMDLYKELDSLYANFEKAAQIRYKTNATSKIEYLSASAKYKQLIVEVKMAESNYLMALQNLNRYLLYPKAFELENSEMKENTVIPLQDSLSNSPILDYYANNTELAKSNWKAEKSGFLPKLNLEYKMQSIDGASGFNAWQVGVSVPIVLFSQNGKTKASRINYEIAGQKYQQKSIEINTQYQQKHNRYLVYKDLIDYYKNEALPLADEQIEASTLAYKSGSISYVQFIQNIEAAIMIKKDFLQQEEKFFELTIEIKYLTGK